In a genomic window of Methylobacter sp. YRD-M1:
- the lpxH gene encoding UDP-2,3-diacylglucosamine diphosphatase: protein MNKDILFISDLHLSLDKPEITRRFLGFLEQRAAKAEAIYILGDLFDAWIGDDDPTPPNNKIRKHLRQLTGSGTKVYLQQGNRDFLLGDKFCQETGVTLIDDYVVIDLYGMPTLLTHGDLLCTDDLPYQAFRAKSHTPEWKRYVLSKPLLLRLLMARWYRFRSHFHKRKKTLEIMDVNQDTVVTVMREHNCLRLIHGHTHRPGVHNFQINGQSAQRFVLSAWRRDAAEVLCWDHSGYRIEAI from the coding sequence ATGAATAAAGACATACTATTCATATCAGATCTGCACCTCTCTCTGGATAAACCTGAAATCACACGCCGATTTCTAGGCTTTCTTGAACAGCGAGCCGCCAAGGCAGAGGCTATTTATATTCTGGGCGATCTTTTCGACGCCTGGATAGGCGATGATGATCCTACTCCGCCCAATAACAAGATTCGGAAACATCTGAGGCAACTGACCGGTTCGGGCACAAAGGTCTATTTACAGCAAGGCAACCGCGATTTCCTGCTGGGCGATAAATTCTGTCAGGAGACAGGCGTGACTTTGATTGATGATTATGTGGTTATTGATCTTTATGGCATGCCTACTTTGCTCACACACGGCGATCTGCTCTGTACCGACGACCTGCCCTATCAGGCTTTTAGAGCCAAATCACATACGCCGGAATGGAAACGCTATGTCTTATCGAAACCGCTGCTCCTGCGTTTACTGATGGCGCGCTGGTACCGTTTTCGCAGTCACTTTCATAAACGTAAGAAAACGCTGGAAATCATGGACGTCAATCAAGACACGGTAGTAACTGTCATGCGGGAACACAACTGCTTGCGCCTGATTCATGGACATACTCACCGGCCCGGCGTTCATAACTTCCAAATAAACGGTCAATCAGCGCAACGCTTCGTACTGTCTGCTTGGCGAAGGGATGCAGCCGAAGTTTTGTGCTGGGATCATAGCGGTTATCGCATAGAAGCCATCTAA
- a CDS encoding methanol/ethanol family PQQ-dependent dehydrogenase: protein MKKPLKSWLLASSVAAILAAPAVSTANTEVEKLTQNPANWATWGGNYAGTRYSKLNQINVNNVKNLQPAWSFSTGVLRGHEGGPLVVNDILYIHTPFPNTVYAIDQKTQSVIWEFTPTQDADVTIPVMCCDTVNRGLAYGDGKIFLQQSDTVLTALDAKTGKRVWSVQNGDPKLGMTNTQAPLVVKDKVITGISGGEFGVRGFLAAYDIRTGELAWKGYSMGPDGDTLIDPKKTTTWKDGKVTPVGENSSTSTWEGDQWKIGGGTTWGWYSYDPKLNLVYYGSGNPSTWNPVQRPGDNKWSMSLWARDADTGEVKWVYQMTPHDEWDFDGINETVLVDQEVKGKMHKTIVHFDRNGFGYTLDRETGELLVAEKFDKSVNWATHVDMKTGRPQVVSKYSTEQNGEDVNTEGVCPAALGSKNQQPVSYSPDTGLFYISGNHLCMNYEPFEVSYTAGQPYVGATLTMEPAGADVMTGKPDDSTNLGQFTAYDAKTGKIVWSNKEQFSVWSGSVATAGGVVFYGTLEGYLKAVDAKTGKELYRFKTPSGIIGNVNTWEYNGKQYVGVLSGIGGWAGIGIAAGLDTGEENSNSEGLGAVGAYRSLSSFTKLGGTLTVFALPN, encoded by the coding sequence ATGAAGAAGCCTTTAAAAAGTTGGCTGCTTGCTTCAAGTGTGGCTGCTATTTTAGCTGCGCCGGCAGTTTCAACTGCTAACACCGAAGTTGAGAAATTGACTCAAAACCCAGCTAACTGGGCTACTTGGGGTGGCAACTACGCAGGTACTCGTTACAGCAAACTGAATCAGATCAACGTTAACAACGTTAAAAATCTGCAACCTGCATGGTCTTTTTCTACAGGTGTATTACGTGGTCATGAAGGCGGCCCACTGGTAGTTAATGACATTCTTTACATCCACACGCCATTCCCCAACACTGTTTACGCGATTGACCAAAAAACTCAATCTGTAATTTGGGAATTCACACCTACGCAAGATGCTGACGTCACTATTCCGGTTATGTGCTGCGACACTGTTAACCGCGGCTTGGCATACGGCGATGGCAAAATCTTCTTACAACAATCTGACACCGTTTTAACAGCTTTGGATGCTAAAACCGGTAAACGCGTATGGAGCGTACAAAACGGCGACCCTAAACTGGGTATGACCAACACTCAAGCGCCATTAGTTGTCAAAGACAAAGTAATAACTGGTATTTCTGGTGGTGAATTCGGTGTTCGTGGTTTCTTGGCCGCTTATGACATCAGAACTGGCGAACTGGCTTGGAAAGGCTACAGCATGGGTCCGGACGGTGATACGCTGATCGATCCTAAAAAGACAACAACCTGGAAAGACGGTAAAGTCACTCCAGTTGGCGAAAACTCAAGCACAAGCACTTGGGAAGGCGACCAATGGAAAATCGGCGGCGGTACAACCTGGGGCTGGTACAGCTACGATCCTAAACTGAACCTGGTATATTACGGATCAGGCAACCCATCTACATGGAACCCTGTACAACGTCCTGGCGACAACAAATGGTCTATGTCTCTGTGGGCTCGTGACGCCGACACAGGGGAAGTTAAATGGGTTTACCAAATGACTCCTCACGACGAGTGGGATTTCGACGGTATCAACGAAACAGTTCTGGTTGACCAGGAAGTTAAAGGCAAAATGCACAAAACAATCGTGCATTTCGACCGTAACGGTTTTGGCTACACATTAGATCGTGAAACCGGCGAATTGCTGGTTGCTGAAAAATTCGACAAATCTGTTAACTGGGCTACCCACGTTGACATGAAAACAGGTCGTCCTCAAGTTGTTTCTAAATACTCTACCGAACAAAACGGTGAAGACGTAAACACTGAAGGCGTTTGCCCTGCTGCATTGGGTAGCAAAAACCAACAACCTGTGTCTTACTCTCCTGACACCGGCCTGTTCTACATCTCTGGTAACCACTTGTGCATGAACTACGAGCCATTCGAAGTTTCATACACAGCCGGCCAACCTTATGTAGGCGCCACACTGACTATGGAACCTGCTGGCGCAGACGTCATGACAGGCAAACCTGATGACTCAACCAACCTGGGTCAGTTCACAGCGTATGACGCTAAAACCGGTAAAATTGTCTGGTCTAACAAAGAACAATTCTCTGTTTGGTCAGGTTCTGTTGCTACCGCCGGCGGCGTTGTATTCTATGGTACTCTGGAAGGCTACCTGAAAGCGGTTGATGCTAAAACTGGTAAAGAATTGTACAGATTCAAAACACCTTCCGGCATCATCGGCAACGTTAATACTTGGGAATACAACGGCAAACAATACGTTGGCGTTCTGTCAGGTATCGGCGGCTGGGCTGGTATCGGTATCGCTGCAGGACTTGACACCGGTGAAGAAAACTCAAACTCTGAAGGTTTAGGTGCTGTTGGCGCATACAGAAGCTTGAGCTCTTTCACTAAATTAGGTGGTACATTAACTGTATTCGCATTACCTAATTAA
- a CDS encoding quinoprotein dehydrogenase-associated putative ABC transporter substrate-binding protein, with the protein MRASHQIHKLLAGLFLTAVTFSAAAEEKFKVCADPLNPPYSTKNQDGFENKIAELFAKELGQTLEYTWLPQRIGFVRNTLNAPVKENDVDGKEFKCDVIMGVPADYDLTLTTAPYYHSTYVLLIAKGRGWDDIKDASQLADLSPERQEKLRIAMFDRGPGTAWMQQNGLLDQGIPYQSMSGDAENNVAMQILKDMNAKKIDMVILWGPMAGYVISESPKNSYTVIPMQSAPGMKFDFSMAMGVRRGDKARQETLNKLIAAKADQIQAIIKSYNVPLLPIPKQAKHEDDD; encoded by the coding sequence ATGCGGGCTTCGCATCAGATTCATAAACTACTTGCCGGGTTATTTCTAACCGCAGTGACATTTTCTGCCGCAGCGGAAGAAAAATTCAAAGTCTGCGCAGATCCATTGAACCCGCCTTATTCCACTAAAAACCAAGACGGCTTTGAAAATAAGATCGCCGAACTGTTTGCCAAGGAACTCGGACAAACGCTTGAATATACATGGCTTCCTCAACGCATCGGTTTTGTTCGCAACACCTTGAACGCGCCCGTAAAAGAAAATGATGTAGACGGCAAAGAGTTTAAGTGCGATGTCATTATGGGGGTCCCTGCCGACTATGACCTCACGTTAACGACTGCGCCGTATTACCATTCGACTTATGTGCTGTTAATTGCCAAAGGCCGCGGGTGGGATGACATAAAGGATGCTTCACAGCTGGCCGATCTCTCGCCGGAACGCCAGGAAAAGTTGCGGATTGCCATGTTTGACCGCGGCCCCGGAACAGCCTGGATGCAACAAAATGGCCTGCTTGACCAGGGCATTCCCTATCAATCCATGTCAGGCGATGCGGAAAATAACGTGGCCATGCAGATACTCAAGGATATGAATGCCAAAAAGATCGACATGGTTATTCTCTGGGGACCTATGGCCGGCTATGTTATTTCCGAAAGCCCCAAAAACAGTTATACGGTGATTCCGATGCAGTCAGCCCCCGGCATGAAGTTCGATTTCTCGATGGCGATGGGCGTGCGCCGTGGCGATAAGGCCAGACAGGAAACACTCAATAAACTGATTGCCGCCAAAGCGGACCAGATTCAAGCAATCATTAAAAGTTATAATGTCCCTTTATTGCCGATACCGAAACAGGCAAAGCATGAAGATGATGATTAA